The following are from one region of the Cryptococcus deuterogattii R265 chromosome 8, complete sequence genome:
- a CDS encoding peptidase → MKAAILALLGLSASAWAAPAPFSVEDMLAAPRPFPAIASPDKQHAIAIVDYWEPKDDSMRREAYLATLNRPEVKHPISLFNTTPSAAADFFWLDNVTIAYLDGSTLFSYPVEYAFNQSNLKSKHHPPRSPRHQKILSFPSGVNPTSLQYEASTKTLAFTGQVWSDGSFYQTGHHDKLYRKKRDSAQVYDDLMVRHWDTWRVSGKVWTLGVVKLSNVKGEWAELDSDTSKHHKHRSEFINILNGTDLVSQTDPIDAGSYSISSDRIAVAVKPPYLLTATHTREDIYLFPLPSSYDSASSPPKHLTPHAHGAISGVKFSPDGKKLSWLEMKKDGYESDRRVAVVYDLEKGKSERWTDVWNRSPSSISWAVDSQSIFLLAEFQGRTLPYHLANANHLPTPLLFNGTTVSVTPLNETDILVARQSFRTPTVEWILTLPNPLDLAKSAENGDGDGDKIPAVEPLRQLTRWNEHYIRGRLDAQTGEEFWFKGAEGKDVMGWALKPRGWKPDQKAKYPLAFLIHGGPQSAWEDSWSTRWNPALFAAQGYFVVAINPTGSTGYGQEFTDAIQGDWGGKPFKDLLAGYHFALEKYPEIDPERTAGLGASYGGYMVNWINGHNDHFGFKALVCHDGVFDTVTTFFSTEEVWFPVQDFAGTPWTNRATYEKWSPVNHVIEWSTPELVIQGGKDYRLENSQGLGAFTALQLQGVPSRFVYFPDENHWVLKPHNSIKWHHEVFRWLEEWIGQPTDDGEAFIVQQK, encoded by the exons ATGAAAGCTGCCATATTGGCCCTCCTGGGCCTATCAGCCTCGGCGTGGGCTGCTCCAGCCCCATTTTCCGTAGAAGATATGCTCGCTGCCCCCAGGCCTTTCCCGGCTATTGCCAGTCCTGACAAGCAGCACGCCATTGCTATCGTCGACTATTGGGAACCAAAGGATGACTC TATGAGGAGAGAAGCATACCTCGCAACGCTCAACAGACCCGAGGTAAAgcatcccatctccttgTTTAACACTACTCCttcggcagcagcagattTCTTCTGGCTTGACAATGTTACCATCGCATACCTCGATGGATCGACGCTTTTTTCTTATCCTGTCGAATACGCATTTAACCAGTCCAACCTCAAATCCAAACACCACCCTCCTCGCTCCCCCAGGCATCAAAAGATCCtgtctttcccttctgGCGTCAACCCTACTTCTCTTCAGTATGAAGCAAGCACCAAAACTCTCGCTTTTACAGGCCAAGTGTGGTCTGATGGCTCATTCTACCAGACTGGACATCACGACAAGCTTTACCGCAAGAAACGTGACAGTGCCCAGGTGTACGACGACTTGATGGTCAGGCATTGGGATACCTGGAGAGTCAGCGGAAAGGTATGGACATTGGGTGTTGTCAAGTTGAGCAACGTCAAGGGTGAATGGGCAGAGCTTGATAGTGATACCAGCAAGCACCACAAGCACCGATCTGAGTTTATTAACATCTTGAACGGTACCGATTTGGTATCCCAGACCGATCCTATCGACGCTGGCTCTTATTCTATCAGCTCTGACCGCATCGCTGTAGCCGTTAAACCCCCTTATCTCCTGACTGCCACCCATACCAGAGAAGATATatacctcttccctcttccttcctcttatGATtcggcttcttcccctcccaaGCACCTTACTCCTCACGCCCATGGAGCTATCAGCGGAGTGAAGTTCTCGCCtgatgggaagaagctctCGTGGCtcgagatgaagaaagacggCTACGAGAGTGATAGGCGGGTTGCCGTTGTTTATGAtttggagaaaggaaagagtgaAAGATGGACCGATGTTTGGAACAGGAGCCCCAGCAGTATTTCC TGGGCGGTCGATTCCcaatccatcttccttttggcCGAGTTCCAAGGGCGCACCCTCCCATACCACCTCGCAAACGCCAACCACCTCCCAACCCCCCTCCTCTTTAACGGTACAACTGTTTCCGTCACTCCACTGAACGAAACCGACATTCTGGTCGCCCGTCAATCATTCCGAACACCCACTGTGGAATGGATATTGACCCTGCCCAACCCTTTGGACCTTGCCAAGTCTGCCGAGAATGGAGACGGAGACGGTGACAAGATACCGGCTGTTGAGCCTCTGAGACAACTTACTCGATGGAATGAACATTACATCCGTGGGAGGTTGGATGCTCAGACTGGTGAAGAGTTTTGGTTCAAGGGTGctgaaggcaaggatgtCATGGGATGGGCTTTGAAACCTCGTGGGTGGAAGCCTGACCAGAAGGCCAAGTATCCATTGG CTTTCTTAATTCATGGCGGTCCTCAATCGGCTTGGGAAGATTCTTGGTCAACTCGGTGGAACCCTGCCCTGTTTGCCGCCCAAGGTTACTTTGTCGTCGCCATCAACCCTACTGGTTCTACGGGCTATGGACAAGAATTTACTGATGCTATCCAGGGTGACTGGGGAGGAA AGCCTTTCAAGGACCTCCTCGCAGGTTATCACTTCGCACTTGAAAAATACCCTGAA ATCGACCCCGAACGTACTGCCGGCCTTGGAGCTTCTTATGGCGGCTACATGGTCAACTGGATCAACGGACACAATGATCACTTTGGTTTTAAAGCGTTGGTCTGCCATGACGGTGTGTTCGACACGGTCACTACTTTCTTTTCGACGGAAGAGGTTTGGTTCCCCGTCCA GGACTTTGCTGGTACACCTTGGACGAATAGGGCTACTTATGAAAA ATGGAGCCCCGTGAACCATGTTATCGAATGGAGTACTCCGGAACTTGTTATCCAAGGTGGAAAGG ACTACCGTTTGGAGAACTCTCAAGGTCTTG GTGCTTTCACCGCTCTTCAGCT TCAAGGAGTTCCTAGCCGATTCGTCTACTTCCCTGACGAGAATCACTGGGTTCTCAAACCTCACAACTCCATCAAGTGGCAC CATGAGGTGTTCCGATGGCTCGAGGAATGGATCGGCCAGCCCACCGATGACGGTGAGGCTTTCATCGTGCAGCAAAAATGA